From the Ruania alkalisoli genome, one window contains:
- a CDS encoding carbohydrate binding domain-containing protein, whose translation MNRWRGMLAGAAVVALAGALLTPGSAPAHADAVQDGRANLLANASFEEGADVTDAPGWSVLWGRTEVVSFTADRASDGARSLHVVRDEDGRSGGFISDPVPVEGGERYEFSFDQYLAGGSLSATMHFFDAEGTVISNTYEMVTTTADTWERGTAYFEAPAEAVAARPILYAASGVTVDSYLDNVFFGSVNLLTNVSFEEGADVTSAPGWSVLWGRDELVSFSSERASDGVRSLHIVREDGMRTGGLVSDPVPADAGETYEFSFDQYRVGGALSVTFYFDDADGNVITQPYEMVRSTTDTWERTAVRFEAPEGTVSARLLFYAVSGATLDTFIDRAHFAPAVGEPDEPDEESRVETILAQDDNLEYLGTPVTTQIPSQAAHGIEDGRHVSYQAFKGDSGSGYPATFAVTDVETGDLIRSCVVEGAEAARNLNIADDGRVYWGTYHDSKLWRYDPATGECEDMGRMSDQKDSTFGMSPGPDNSMYIGAYPDGRLLQVDAQTDEVELLREIDPNADYIHAIAYHEATDTVYVGSGGQVPQIWKVEDAGRGEQTLIADESTAPGLNDGTQFVGRMDIVGDRIFAQVGLRMLVLDLDGNVIHWDPEQTRYFFGHHLIQGADSETAIFSTSGGALVEYSIGANSFRQTDITIGGYLSNGVVDDSSGTPLLYGTSASGVFVADLASETMVSENAIDFAQPTLIQKLLEGPDGSVWASGYMVGLSQVDPSGADHGPTMQRGQFESAVVRDGNLYLGGYGHARFDVLDPATYDPADPNTVPTLFNGADEGQDRPFGMAYNPDRDEIYMGSVATYGQTQGGLAIWDGATGEHEWLTSEIGADENIVSVAYNPTDGLVYIGSTVDGGLGSDPSGNTAGKLIVFDPATRSVVARIDPAGAEREGITGLMVDPDGLVWGVAEESLFAYDPATGQSEVRGNVGGSYSTGTTYWAYGTVMRSNADGLIYVSAGGRFSVHDPSTGETTRIANGLRWGAVDGNGDVYLSAGAHLFRYNVAGSTAELACTATVTEPVSDGLVVSAGEMACVDGARVAGGVNVQPGGSLLVEGSTVLGGLTSSEAATVQLRDSSIRGAVSVTATTGAFVFAGNDLRGSLACSSNSSEPENEGAASVVSGSSSGQCAGI comes from the coding sequence ATGAACCGATGGCGAGGAATGCTTGCGGGCGCAGCTGTGGTGGCGCTCGCGGGCGCACTGCTGACCCCAGGGAGTGCGCCGGCTCACGCGGACGCGGTGCAGGACGGACGGGCGAATCTCCTGGCGAATGCGAGCTTCGAGGAAGGCGCTGACGTCACAGACGCTCCGGGATGGTCGGTCCTGTGGGGGCGGACCGAGGTCGTCTCGTTCACCGCGGATCGTGCGAGCGATGGTGCGCGGAGCCTCCACGTGGTCCGGGACGAGGACGGCCGGTCCGGTGGGTTCATCTCCGACCCGGTGCCCGTGGAAGGTGGCGAACGGTACGAGTTCAGCTTCGACCAGTACCTCGCCGGGGGCAGCCTCAGTGCCACGATGCACTTTTTCGACGCCGAGGGAACGGTGATCTCGAATACGTACGAGATGGTCACCACTACTGCGGACACCTGGGAGCGCGGGACGGCGTACTTCGAGGCGCCGGCAGAGGCTGTGGCGGCTCGACCGATCCTGTACGCCGCCTCGGGAGTCACGGTCGACAGCTACCTCGACAACGTGTTCTTCGGATCGGTGAATCTGCTGACAAACGTGAGCTTCGAAGAGGGCGCTGACGTGACGAGCGCTCCGGGCTGGTCTGTCCTGTGGGGCAGGGACGAACTCGTCTCGTTCAGCAGTGAGCGTGCGAGTGACGGCGTGCGAAGCCTGCACATCGTCCGGGAGGACGGGATGCGCACGGGCGGGCTCGTATCGGACCCGGTGCCGGCGGATGCCGGGGAGACCTACGAGTTCAGCTTCGACCAGTATCGCGTGGGCGGAGCGTTGAGCGTCACGTTCTACTTCGACGACGCCGACGGAAACGTCATCACCCAGCCGTACGAGATGGTGCGTTCCACGACAGATACCTGGGAGCGCACAGCGGTCCGGTTCGAAGCTCCCGAGGGCACAGTCTCGGCGCGCCTGCTCTTCTATGCCGTCTCCGGGGCGACGCTCGACACGTTCATCGACCGGGCACACTTCGCGCCGGCGGTCGGCGAACCGGACGAGCCGGACGAGGAATCCCGCGTGGAGACGATCCTCGCGCAGGACGACAACCTCGAGTACCTGGGCACTCCGGTCACGACTCAGATTCCCAGTCAGGCGGCACACGGTATCGAGGACGGACGGCACGTCTCGTATCAAGCGTTCAAGGGAGATTCAGGGTCGGGGTACCCCGCGACCTTCGCGGTGACCGACGTGGAGACGGGTGACCTGATCCGTTCTTGTGTCGTCGAGGGCGCCGAGGCCGCACGGAATCTCAACATCGCCGACGACGGTCGCGTGTACTGGGGCACCTACCACGACTCGAAGTTGTGGCGCTATGACCCCGCTACCGGCGAATGCGAGGATATGGGCCGGATGAGCGACCAGAAGGACTCGACGTTCGGGATGTCGCCGGGTCCCGATAACTCGATGTACATCGGGGCGTATCCCGATGGCCGTCTGCTTCAGGTGGACGCGCAGACCGACGAGGTCGAGCTGCTGCGTGAGATCGACCCGAATGCGGACTACATCCACGCGATCGCCTATCACGAGGCCACCGACACGGTCTACGTCGGCTCGGGTGGGCAAGTCCCGCAGATCTGGAAGGTCGAGGACGCCGGTCGTGGCGAGCAGACACTGATCGCCGATGAGTCCACGGCACCGGGTTTGAACGACGGTACCCAGTTCGTCGGCCGGATGGACATCGTGGGCGACCGGATCTTCGCGCAGGTCGGTCTGCGGATGCTGGTGCTGGACCTGGACGGGAACGTCATCCACTGGGATCCGGAGCAGACTCGCTACTTCTTCGGCCACCACCTGATCCAGGGAGCCGACTCCGAGACGGCGATCTTCTCGACATCGGGTGGAGCCCTGGTCGAGTACAGCATCGGCGCGAACTCGTTCCGGCAGACGGACATCACGATCGGTGGGTATCTTTCCAACGGCGTGGTCGACGATTCGAGCGGCACTCCGCTGCTGTACGGAACGTCCGCGTCCGGGGTGTTCGTTGCCGACCTCGCGAGCGAGACCATGGTGTCCGAGAACGCGATCGACTTCGCACAGCCGACGTTGATTCAGAAGCTCCTCGAGGGCCCTGACGGTTCCGTGTGGGCCTCGGGGTACATGGTCGGACTGTCGCAGGTCGACCCGAGCGGTGCCGATCACGGCCCGACCATGCAGCGCGGTCAGTTCGAGTCCGCCGTCGTGCGGGATGGAAACCTGTACCTCGGGGGGTACGGACACGCCCGCTTCGACGTGCTCGATCCGGCGACCTACGACCCGGCCGATCCGAACACCGTGCCCACGCTGTTCAACGGCGCGGACGAAGGTCAGGACCGGCCCTTCGGGATGGCCTACAACCCCGATCGCGACGAGATCTACATGGGTTCGGTGGCGACCTACGGCCAGACCCAGGGCGGACTGGCGATCTGGGACGGTGCTACCGGCGAGCACGAATGGCTGACCTCCGAGATCGGCGCCGACGAGAACATCGTCTCTGTCGCCTACAACCCGACCGACGGTCTCGTCTACATCGGCAGCACCGTTGATGGTGGCCTGGGCTCCGACCCCAGCGGCAATACCGCGGGAAAGCTGATCGTCTTCGATCCTGCGACCCGGTCCGTCGTGGCCAGGATCGATCCGGCCGGAGCGGAGCGCGAGGGCATCACCGGCCTCATGGTCGATCCTGACGGTCTCGTCTGGGGCGTCGCGGAGGAGTCGTTGTTCGCCTACGATCCCGCGACGGGTCAGTCCGAGGTCCGGGGGAATGTCGGAGGTAGCTACAGTACGGGCACCACGTACTGGGCCTACGGAACGGTGATGAGGTCGAATGCCGACGGGCTCATCTACGTCTCCGCCGGAGGGCGCTTCAGCGTGCACGATCCGTCGACGGGAGAGACCACGAGGATCGCGAACGGCCTCCGTTGGGGTGCCGTTGATGGGAACGGCGACGTCTACCTCAGTGCCGGTGCCCACCTGTTCCGGTACAACGTGGCTGGCTCTACGGCTGAGCTGGCGTGCACCGCAACTGTCACGGAGCCGGTGAGTGACGGCCTCGTCGTGTCGGCGGGTGAGATGGCGTGCGTGGACGGCGCCCGAGTCGCCGGCGGCGTGAACGTACAGCCCGGAGGGTCGCTCCTCGTCGAGGGGTCGACCGTTCTGGGTGGCCTGACCTCGTCGGAGGCGGCCACCGTGCAACTTCGGGACAGCTCGATCCGCGGAGCGGTGTCAGTGACGGCAACAACGGGAGCGTTCGTATTCGCAGGCAACGACCTTCGCGGCTCGCTCGCGTGCTCGTCGAATTCCTCAGAACCTGAGAACGAGGGCGCTGCGAGTGTCGTCAGCGGATCCTCATCCGGGCAGTGCGCCGGGATCTGA
- the mnmA gene encoding tRNA 2-thiouridine(34) synthase MnmA — MRVLAALSGGVDSAVAAARAVDAGHDVVGVHMALSRSRAQHRNGSRGCCSIEDASDARRAADVLGIPYYVWDLSEEFEDTVVADFLSEYAAGRTPNPCVRCNQHIKFDALLDRGLALGFDAVATGHYARIVDVPQGGGVRRELHRAGDPEKDQSYVLAVMGAERLARAMFPLGEVASKDQVRAEAAERGLSVSAKPDSYDICFVADGDTQGFLRDRLGAAPGEVVDADGAVVGEHDGAYAYTVGQRRGLGLNRPAADGKPRYVLEVDPAANRVVVGPSELLSVTEISAGEVVWLADDVPAQEWTEVSVQVRAHGEPVDSRVMLRDGELLTELGSPLRGIAPGQSIVVYQRSRVLGQGNIVKAGRGAALSRA, encoded by the coding sequence ATGCGGGTTCTGGCGGCACTTTCCGGAGGAGTGGACTCGGCGGTCGCGGCCGCCCGGGCGGTCGATGCCGGGCACGACGTAGTGGGCGTGCACATGGCGCTCTCGCGCTCGCGGGCTCAGCACCGCAACGGCTCGCGCGGGTGCTGCTCGATCGAGGACGCCTCCGATGCCCGTCGGGCCGCGGATGTGCTGGGTATCCCGTACTACGTGTGGGATCTCTCGGAGGAGTTCGAGGACACGGTGGTCGCGGACTTCCTTTCCGAGTACGCGGCCGGTCGCACGCCGAACCCGTGTGTGCGGTGCAACCAGCACATCAAGTTCGACGCGCTGCTCGATCGCGGGCTGGCGCTCGGGTTCGATGCCGTGGCCACGGGGCATTATGCGCGGATCGTGGACGTTCCTCAGGGCGGCGGAGTGCGGCGTGAGCTGCACCGTGCCGGTGATCCGGAGAAGGACCAGTCGTACGTGCTGGCCGTGATGGGGGCGGAGCGGTTGGCGCGGGCGATGTTCCCGCTGGGGGAGGTGGCCAGCAAGGATCAGGTGCGGGCCGAAGCCGCCGAGCGGGGACTGAGTGTCTCGGCGAAGCCGGACTCCTACGACATCTGCTTCGTGGCCGACGGCGACACTCAGGGGTTCCTGCGTGACCGGTTGGGTGCGGCTCCCGGTGAGGTGGTGGACGCCGACGGTGCGGTGGTCGGCGAGCACGATGGGGCGTACGCGTACACAGTGGGGCAGCGGCGCGGGCTCGGCTTGAACCGGCCGGCTGCCGATGGCAAGCCCCGGTACGTGCTCGAGGTGGACCCTGCCGCGAACCGAGTGGTCGTGGGGCCCAGCGAGTTGCTCTCGGTGACCGAGATCTCGGCCGGTGAGGTGGTCTGGTTGGCCGATGACGTGCCGGCACAGGAGTGGACCGAGGTGAGCGTGCAGGTGCGGGCGCATGGGGAGCCGGTCGACTCGCGGGTGATGCTGCGGGATGGGGAGTTGCTGACCGAACTTGGGTCGCCGCTGCGGGGGATCGCGCCGGGACAGTCGATCGTGGTCTATCAGAGGTCGCGGGTGCTCGGACAGGGGAACATCGTCAAGGCTGGTCGTGGGGCGGCGCTGAGCCGAGCCTGA
- a CDS encoding cysteine desulfurase family protein produces the protein MTTYLDHAATTPARPGAAAAYAEALEQVGNPSSLHAAGRAARRLVEESRESIAADLGAHPTEVIFTAGGTEADNLAVQGIWRARATDTRRGLVTSGVEHPAVQESVQWLAAHERADLTEVGVDEAGRLDLDAFAAAVTEQTAVVSVMWANNEVGTLQPIEQVVEVARTAGVPVHTDAVQAVGQVPVDFAGSGVDALTVSGHKLGAPIGIGALLARRELGLTPVLHGGGQERSVRSGTIPVPAIRAFAVALREAVSARESEAVRLAGLRDRMLAGVRAIPDVHLSGPEGEGRLPGNLHVRVDGADADALLFALDAAGVCASSGSACQAGVQQPSHVLAAMGADDGAARSGLRLTLGWTSSERDVEALLAVLPRAVEQARAAYRPRKKRDVKVGV, from the coding sequence GTGACGACCTACCTCGACCACGCGGCGACGACCCCGGCTCGACCGGGGGCGGCGGCCGCGTACGCCGAGGCGCTGGAGCAGGTGGGCAACCCCTCCTCCCTACACGCCGCCGGCCGCGCCGCGCGGCGCCTCGTGGAGGAGTCGCGCGAGTCGATCGCTGCCGACCTGGGCGCCCACCCCACCGAGGTGATTTTCACCGCCGGCGGCACGGAGGCTGACAATCTCGCCGTTCAGGGCATCTGGCGTGCCCGCGCCACGGATACGCGACGGGGGTTGGTGACCTCCGGCGTCGAGCATCCTGCGGTTCAGGAGAGCGTTCAGTGGCTCGCCGCCCACGAGCGGGCAGACCTGACCGAGGTGGGCGTGGACGAGGCTGGTCGGCTCGACCTGGACGCGTTCGCGGCCGCAGTGACGGAGCAGACCGCGGTGGTGTCGGTGATGTGGGCCAATAACGAGGTGGGCACGCTGCAGCCGATCGAGCAAGTGGTCGAGGTGGCGCGCACGGCGGGCGTTCCGGTGCACACCGATGCCGTGCAGGCCGTCGGTCAGGTGCCGGTGGACTTCGCGGGCAGCGGCGTCGATGCGTTGACCGTCTCGGGCCACAAGCTTGGTGCACCGATCGGGATCGGAGCATTGCTCGCCCGCCGCGAGCTGGGCCTGACGCCGGTGCTGCACGGGGGAGGGCAGGAGCGGTCGGTGCGGTCCGGGACGATCCCGGTGCCGGCGATCAGAGCGTTCGCTGTCGCGCTGCGCGAGGCGGTGTCCGCCCGGGAGAGCGAGGCGGTGCGCCTGGCCGGTTTGCGCGACCGGATGCTGGCGGGGGTGCGTGCGATCCCGGACGTGCACCTGAGCGGGCCCGAAGGGGAGGGGCGACTGCCGGGCAACCTGCATGTGCGGGTGGATGGCGCTGATGCCGACGCGTTGTTGTTCGCACTCGATGCGGCGGGGGTGTGCGCGTCGTCGGGGTCTGCGTGCCAGGCGGGGGTGCAGCAGCCGTCGCACGTGCTGGCTGCCATGGGGGCCGACGACGGCGCAGCCCGCTCCGGTCTGCGCCTCACTCTGGGGTGGACCTCGAGTGAGCGGGACGTTGAGGCATTGCTGGCGGTGCTGCCTCGTGCGGTCGAGCAGGCGCGGGCGGCCTACCGGCCACGGAAGAAGCGTGATGTGAAGGTGGGTGTGTGA
- a CDS encoding PQQ-binding-like beta-propeller repeat protein: MPDACRPGYGDHVHEEGNSKPRRHHRALLTVGAAVALFLVIALVLARMLITGASDSASDDGPGSTTPPQLDTAWVITPSEAAGTDAVGEFILGTDNAFTGPPFITTDEAWVALAGPEDARQASVVLGIDPQTGATMWKHDVPSGLCGAEAVNGAVGCVYRSDDGWAVLVIDAATGEIIAEGPATALASVHTVSFSETGLLVVGEGRRIALTMVAYDGSLIWQEKFADIPGSERMFDTFLQEQMNGEDNAEPALERPRWRTLTGPHVLLWSTPGVAVINTETGDVIAHECRRATASEDHYYCATDDGIVRHELDGTPSWTLPHLDLVSPPDTTPARPVAVDAQNQVVAVDWDSPQAQGPVIALELRADDFRLPPLAGGTPEHYTVQGENTLVALETTSDAVRWQLDISDYLGSDVVAVGDVLVIDSSPMLGIDANTGEVLWERTTYIGLYLHVIADETLATLGFDELARFELP, translated from the coding sequence ATGCCGGACGCCTGCCGGCCCGGATACGGTGACCATGTGCATGAGGAAGGCAACAGCAAGCCCCGTCGCCACCATCGTGCCCTCCTGACCGTCGGGGCCGCCGTCGCGCTGTTCCTCGTGATCGCGCTCGTCCTGGCACGGATGCTGATCACCGGAGCAAGCGACAGCGCAAGCGATGACGGGCCCGGCTCCACCACACCACCCCAGCTGGACACGGCATGGGTCATCACCCCGTCCGAGGCGGCCGGTACCGACGCCGTCGGTGAGTTCATCCTCGGCACTGACAACGCCTTCACCGGCCCGCCGTTCATCACCACCGACGAGGCCTGGGTGGCGCTCGCCGGCCCGGAAGACGCCCGGCAGGCGAGCGTCGTGCTCGGAATCGACCCGCAGACCGGCGCCACGATGTGGAAGCACGACGTGCCGTCGGGGCTCTGCGGGGCCGAAGCGGTCAACGGCGCCGTGGGGTGCGTGTACCGCTCCGACGACGGCTGGGCGGTCCTGGTGATCGATGCCGCCACCGGGGAGATCATCGCGGAAGGACCAGCGACGGCGCTCGCCTCCGTCCACACGGTCAGCTTCAGCGAGACGGGGCTACTCGTCGTCGGAGAGGGGCGGCGGATCGCGTTGACCATGGTCGCCTACGACGGGAGCCTCATCTGGCAGGAGAAGTTTGCCGACATCCCCGGCAGCGAGCGCATGTTCGACACCTTCCTGCAGGAGCAGATGAACGGCGAGGACAACGCCGAACCGGCGCTGGAGCGCCCCCGCTGGCGGACGCTCACCGGCCCGCACGTGCTGCTCTGGTCCACCCCGGGCGTGGCCGTCATCAACACCGAGACCGGCGACGTGATCGCGCACGAGTGCCGCCGGGCCACGGCCAGCGAGGACCACTACTACTGCGCGACAGACGACGGAATCGTGCGGCACGAACTGGACGGGACGCCGTCGTGGACCCTGCCCCACCTGGACCTGGTCAGCCCACCCGACACCACACCGGCCCGCCCGGTGGCCGTGGACGCGCAGAATCAGGTGGTGGCAGTCGACTGGGACTCACCGCAGGCCCAGGGACCGGTGATTGCACTCGAGCTTCGCGCCGACGACTTCCGCCTTCCACCGCTCGCAGGAGGGACACCCGAGCACTACACGGTCCAGGGTGAGAACACGCTCGTCGCGCTGGAGACCACCAGCGATGCCGTGCGGTGGCAGCTCGATATCTCCGACTACCTGGGCTCCGACGTGGTCGCCGTCGGAGACGTGCTGGTGATCGACTCCTCACCGATGCTGGGCATCGATGCCAACACCGGCGAGGTGCTGTGGGAGCGAACCACCTACATCGGCCTGTACCTGCACGTCATCGCCGACGAGACGCTCGCCACCCTGGGGTTCGACGAGCTCGCCCGGTTCGAGTTGCCCTAG
- a CDS encoding electron transfer flavoprotein subunit alpha/FixB family protein — translation MATAVVYLDGDPVREGALEAVTLARQVGDVVAVSARDAQALGEEAVQTLGRYGVTRLIHLETGGVALEAPAAVGQALADAATQLDATAVLLTSTFGTKEIAAHTAHHLRAGLLVDVGDLRLHEGHLAGSKRAFGGTWDTSCAVTTDRGVATVRPNAVPSQEVDAPANVETGDLTVTAQVPAGLELVSRQEHTADGEARPALAEAAIVVAAGRGTFGDFDPVHELADVLGAAVGTTRDCVDEGWLPHDAQVGQTGVTVAPRLYIGAGISGAPHHIGGMSASQTIVAVNIDAEAPLVEMADFAVVGDLASVLTDAAEAIREHRAQS, via the coding sequence ATGGCAACGGCAGTGGTCTACCTCGACGGCGATCCGGTTCGCGAGGGTGCCCTCGAGGCGGTGACGCTCGCCCGGCAGGTGGGCGACGTCGTCGCCGTCAGTGCCCGGGACGCCCAAGCCCTCGGCGAGGAGGCCGTGCAGACCTTGGGGCGCTATGGCGTCACCCGGCTGATCCACCTGGAGACCGGTGGCGTCGCACTGGAGGCACCGGCCGCCGTCGGGCAGGCGTTGGCAGATGCGGCCACGCAGCTGGACGCGACGGCGGTGCTGCTGACCTCCACATTCGGCACCAAGGAGATCGCCGCGCACACCGCGCACCACCTGCGGGCAGGGCTGCTCGTCGACGTGGGGGATCTGCGCCTGCACGAGGGACACCTGGCGGGCTCCAAGCGCGCCTTCGGTGGCACGTGGGACACCTCCTGCGCGGTCACCACCGATCGGGGTGTGGCCACGGTGCGCCCGAACGCGGTCCCCTCCCAGGAAGTCGACGCCCCGGCGAACGTAGAGACCGGGGACCTGACCGTGACCGCGCAGGTGCCGGCAGGGCTGGAGCTGGTCAGCCGGCAGGAGCACACCGCTGATGGTGAGGCCCGCCCAGCATTGGCCGAGGCCGCCATCGTGGTGGCCGCAGGACGCGGCACCTTCGGTGATTTCGATCCGGTGCACGAGCTGGCGGACGTGCTCGGGGCGGCCGTGGGCACCACGCGTGACTGCGTGGACGAGGGGTGGCTGCCGCACGATGCGCAGGTCGGGCAGACAGGGGTGACGGTGGCGCCGCGGCTGTACATCGGCGCCGGGATCTCCGGGGCGCCGCACCACATCGGCGGCATGTCGGCCTCGCAGACCATCGTCGCGGTGAACATTGACGCGGAGGCGCCGCTGGTGGAGATGGCTGACTTCGCCGTCGTGGGGGATCTGGCCTCCGTGCTCACCGATGCCGCCGAGGCGATCCGCGAGCATCGGGCCCAGTCCTAG
- a CDS encoding electron transfer flavoprotein subunit beta/FixA family protein — protein MKHVPELESARAFSEGRVVRSTEDGTLNEVDENAVEAALTLGEGASEAEVIAVTVGPASAVDAVRRALQMGADRGLHVIDDALAGADYAATTTALAAAVRSIGEVDAVVTGMAALDGLGAVVPSLLAAELGLPQLTVAHEVSSADGVVTIERDVAGATETWRAPLPAVISVTDVANSPRLPKMKEILAARSKEVATVSLADLSLEPADVASRTQVLEASRRPDRAGPQLVTDDDGQGGRKLADYLISEGLI, from the coding sequence GTGAAGCATGTACCCGAGCTGGAGTCCGCGCGGGCCTTCTCGGAGGGGCGCGTTGTACGTTCCACCGAGGACGGCACGCTGAACGAGGTGGACGAGAACGCGGTCGAGGCTGCGCTGACCCTGGGCGAGGGAGCCTCCGAGGCTGAAGTGATCGCCGTGACCGTGGGGCCGGCCAGCGCCGTCGACGCGGTCCGACGCGCCCTGCAGATGGGTGCAGACCGCGGCCTGCACGTGATCGACGATGCCCTCGCCGGTGCCGACTACGCCGCCACCACCACGGCGCTCGCAGCAGCGGTGCGCTCGATCGGCGAGGTGGACGCCGTCGTGACAGGGATGGCAGCGCTGGACGGGCTCGGTGCCGTGGTGCCCTCCCTGCTGGCCGCCGAACTGGGCCTCCCGCAGCTCACGGTGGCCCATGAGGTCTCCTCCGCTGATGGGGTGGTGACGATCGAGCGCGATGTGGCCGGCGCCACCGAGACGTGGCGCGCCCCGTTGCCGGCCGTGATCTCGGTGACGGATGTGGCGAACAGCCCGCGGCTGCCGAAGATGAAGGAGATCCTCGCGGCCCGCTCCAAGGAGGTCGCCACCGTCTCGCTCGCTGACCTCTCACTCGAGCCCGCCGACGTCGCCTCCCGCACCCAGGTGCTTGAGGCGAGCCGCCGGCCGGACAGAGCTGGCCCGCAGCTCGTGACCGACGACGACGGGCAGGGCGGGCGCAAGCTCGCCGACTACCTCATCTCCGAAGGGTTGATCTGA